The following are encoded in a window of Oncorhynchus mykiss isolate Arlee chromosome Y, USDA_OmykA_1.1, whole genome shotgun sequence genomic DNA:
- the LOC110509509 gene encoding alpha-N-acetylgalactosaminide alpha-2,6-sialyltransferase 6 isoform X4: MTLHCHHCALVTSSSHVLGSGAGPEIDHTQCVIRMNDAPTTGYERDVGNRTTLRVVAHSSVFRVVRRPTEFLNHTDHKANSAVIFWGPPTKIGREAKGTLYRLIQRVSMTYSNLSSFTITPSKMHKFDTLFQKETGRDRAKSQSWLSTGWFTMVIAIEMCDNIKVYGMVPPSHCGSMAKTFGSKRCTVKQRGEHSTVCGKKPQPKKMPYHYYKPRGPEECVTYLQNEKGRKGPHHRFITEKQVFAHWAKQYNITFTHPTW, encoded by the exons TGGTGACCAGCTCCAGCCATGTACTGGGCAGCGGGGCCGGACCGGAAATCGACCACACCCAGTGCGTGATCCGCATGAACGACGCCCCCACCACAGGGTACGAGCGTGACGTGGGCAACCGGACCACTCTCAGAGTGGTGGCCCACTCCAGCGTGTTCAGGGTGGTCAGGCGGCCCACCGAGTTTCTCAACCACACGGATCATAAAGCAAACTCTGCGGTCATATTCTGGGGACCGCCCACCAAGATTGGGAGAGAGGCTAAAGGAACGCTGTACCGTCTGATCCAGAGAGTGAGCATGACCTACAGTAACCTGTCCAGCTTCACAATCACGCCCAGCAAGATGCACAAGTTTGATACACTCTTTCAGAAAGAGACTGGGCGAGACAG AGCGAAGTCTCAGTCCTGGTTGAGCACTGGCTGGTTCACCATGGTGATCGCCATAGAGATGTGTGACAATATTAAAGTGTACGGGATGGTTCCACCCAGTCACTGTGG AAGCATGGCGAAGACTTTTGGGTCGAAACGTTGCACTGTAAAACAGCGAGGGGAGCATTCGACAGTGTGCGG AAAAAAGCCCCAGCCCAAGAAGATGCCCTACCACTACTACAAGCCCAGGGGCCCAGAAGAGTGTGTCACCTACCTGCAGAACGAGAAGGGCCGAAAGGGACCCCACCATCGGTTCATCACGGAGAAACAGGTGTTCGCACACTGGGCCAAGCAGTATAATATCACCTTCACTCACCCCACATGGTGA